ttatattggaaAAGACGAATTAAAGTGATCGCAACTTTCTTTGTTCACAGCTATGACGATGACCACGATTTCTTATCCTAATCCGTGGACTATAATTGAGGACTGGCTATGGCCCCTTAGCAGCATTAATCTACGCTTTTACTTCCGGAGGTAAAATTTCCTGGTTTCGAATTATTGtcgcgattattttattcatagttgccgatgaatattaaaaaaaactgtattctttaaaaaactTTCACATTGCACCTATTTAGgatcgaaaacaatttataaattgtacagtatatactatactcaACAAACTTTCCTCtatcttttaaaatcaatCAGACCTTTtagcttttaataaaatacctcAGTTgtctaaaaaattcaagatcGTCGCAAAAGTTACGCTTACAGAATCTTGTttgtaaaagtataaatatttctttgcaGCAACTATACGTACGTACAAGTGAACCAAAAGAATTCGACAGATCTTCTCAAATACATGGACTTGTCCAAGTGTACGATATTACATTGCCATGGTTACAATAATACGGCGGACAGTCCGAATGTCGTGGCGATAACGGAAGGTAGGCCttgaattctttattatttgattcgCATGCAAAATAGCTCGTATTTTCGAACGTGTTGCAGCCTACTTGGACGGTTACGACTGCAATATTCTGGTAGCAGATTACAGATACGTTACGTACAGATTTTACGTGTCCTCGGTTTTGTTGGTCTCGGCCGTAGCCAAGGTTCTAGTTCACAGTATCGAACACATGGTGGCGAACGGGATGAACAGGGAAACGTTCATACTCAGTGGACATTCATTGGGCAGCCAGATAGCTGGCCAGATCGGTCGCGATCTGTCCTTCACAGTTTCACAGATATTGGGTATATATAGAATCCTAAccatttcttaataatatctaccttaaaaattaacaatcttGGCttacttaacacgttcgtcgccgacgattagacactaaaatccccgcataattgaagcaatttaattaattaaagtaaaactgaaaagttcacatttatcataggggacgACATTGGAACTCTTTCAAAAAATcgtagtcgaattcattttgctcgaatatattgcgataaaaataaattttcaaaattggtcagagattaatgtcacccagatatgggtggaCGGGGCGACAGACGTGTTAAAAGACTGACAGATTAGTTATTCCGCTGGTAAgtaattattcatatatattttttagcaatGGACCCAGCTGGTCCTCTTTTCGGCTTTCCGGAGCCTACGATAAACGCCGCGGATGCACGATGCGTTAAATGCATTCACAGTGACATGGGATACGCCGGCACCGTTGTGCCCTGTGGCCATCAAGACTATTATCCGAACGGTGGAGTTAGAATACAACCGGGTTGCCCGATGCCAACAAGTGcgtaaaactgaatttttaaaatcatttgctGCTTTAT
This sequence is a window from Augochlora pura isolate Apur16 chromosome 9, APUR_v2.2.1, whole genome shotgun sequence. Protein-coding genes within it:
- the LOC144474847 gene encoding lipase member H-like, whose amino-acid sequence is MAKQWYLAVVFCCCFAASMTMTTISYPNPWTIIEDWLWPLSSINLRFYFRSNYTYVQVNQKNSTDLLKYMDLSKCTILHCHGYNNTADSPNVVAITEAYLDGYDCNILVADYRYVTYRFYVSSVLLVSAVAKVLVHSIEHMVANGMNRETFILSGHSLGSQIAGQIGRDLSFTVSQILAMDPAGPLFGFPEPTINAADARCVKCIHSDMGYAGTVVPCGHQDYYPNGGVRIQPGCPMPTNILDMCSHIRSGDFIRESALHPNSVLAIRCDSWDDFRAGKCDGSSIIPLGKDGPCNVTGKFYFQSNANCPLGRGSLGTVYKPFLSVIGENQPA